ATGCGCCGGCTGATGGCCGGGGTGACCGAGGACGAGGGCGCCGACGAGGAAGACGGCAATGCCGACAGCCTGCTGCCGTCCGAGCGCTATGCCGAGATGTCGGCGGCGGAAAACCTGATCCTGACGATCACCGCCAAGGGTCTGGGCAAGCTGTCCTCGTCGCATGACTACCCGATCCGGGGCCGTGGCGGCATGGGCGTGACCGCCTGGGAAAAATCCATGCGCGGCGGGCCGATCGTGGCCTCCTTCCCGGTCGAGATGGACGACCAGATCATGCTCGCCACCTCCACCGGCCAGTCGATCCGCGTGCCGGTCGAGGGCATCTCCTTCCGCTCGCGCAGCGCCGGCGGCGTGAAGGTGTTCAACACCCGTGCCGGCGAGACGGTGGTTTCCGTCGCCTGGATCGCCGATCAGGGCGACGAAGAGGACGAGGCGGAGAGCTGATCTCTGCCAAAGCGCGAAACACATGCATCCCGGCCCAGGCTCTTGGCCGGGATGTTTTTTGAGTATTTTCAGAAAGATGAAAAACCATCTGCATTCATCTTTCCGATAAATACTCACATTGCGACATTGCGGGCCGAGCGCGACGCTCCGGTGACAGCGCGGCGCTCTTGGCCGGCGGGGGCTGAGACCCCATATTGCGGATATGTTGAAGTTCACGCCGATTCTGCTCGCCCTGCTCTATGCGATTGCGATGTATCGCTTTTCCGTCTGGCGCACCGCGCGCGAGCTGGACGCGAAATCGAGCGAGCTGGCCGATGCGCGGCTCAAGGCGCTGACCGACCGCATGGCCCGCGCGCTCGACCTGCCGCGCATCCGGGTGAATATCTACGAGATCGAACCGGTGAACGGTCTGGCGGCGCCGGATGGGCGGATCTTCATCACGCGGGGCTTTTACAACCGTTACCGCGCCGGCGAGGTCAGCGCCGAGGAGATGGCCAGCGTCATCGCCCATGAGCTGGGCCATGTGGCGCTGGGGCATTCGCGGCGGCGGATGATCGATTTTTCCGGCCAGAACGCGCTGCGCACGGCGCTGGCCATGGTGCTGTCGCGCTTTCTGCCGGGCATCGGGCCGTGGCTCGCCAATATTCTGATGTCGCTGCTTGCGGCCCGACTGTCGCGCGGCGACGAATACGAGGCCGACGCCTATGCCGCCGCCCTGCTGCACAAGGCCGGCATCGGTGTCGGGCCGCAGAAGTCCTTGTTTTCCAAGCTCGAAGCGCTCACCGCAAATCGCGGCGGCGCGATGCCCGCCTGGCTGCTCTCGCATCCCAAGACGCATGAGCGCATCGCCGCGCTGGAGAAACTCGAAGCCCGCTGGTCGGCCACGCAAGGCGGCTGAGTCCGGCACGCCCTGCCCGGTCTTCGCCTTTCCGCTCTCGCCCCTGACCCCGTCGATGGAAACGATGTGTTTCCTCCGCACCGGGATTTTCCATGTCTAAAATGCGGCCCTTACATGCTATTCTCGCCACATTGTGGCGTTGACGCGACGGTATCCACGGCCTGTTCAGGCCCAGACAAATCGGAAGAATTCCGTTCACGGGAAGGGAAAGTAATGCCTGATTATTCGAAAATCTTTACCTACGAGGTGGAAGGCCTGTCCTACACGGTCTCGCTTTACGAGCAGGACGGCGCCTTTCTGGCGGATATTTCCGTCCTCGAAGGCGGCATGGATGTAAACGCGCTCTATTTCGGCGATGACGAATTCTCCGGCGAGAGCGTCTCGCTGGACGGCCCGCTCAACATGAACGGCACCCGGCTCGACGGCGAGAAGATCCAGTGGGACGATGCCGAGGCGCTCAGCGATCCGGGCCTCGGGCCGGAGGGCGAGGACAAGGAAACCTATGTTTCCGAAGGCGACACGCTGACCGTCGAGCTCGATATCGAGAGCCTCGACGAGATCGACGTGTTCGGCATCCGCGCGACCTCGACCACCACCGAATCCGGCTCGATCAAGGCAGTCTCGGACGACCCCGAAGAGCCGGAAGAGCCCATTGAGCCAACCTTCGAGAAGGTGCTGTTCGGCACCGATGTCTCGGACAGCGGCGAGGTGTTTGACGGTGTGTTCATCGTCGACGAACCGCGCGAGGGCTATGAGTATTCGCTCCCCGAGGGCGAAGAGCCGACCTTCGAGAACTACCTCACCTATTACGAGGAAGAGGTGGACGGCTACGACATCCCCTCGCTCGACTCGATTGTTTTCTATTCCTTCCACGAGGACGGCTACCCGGTCGAGCAGTTCCGCATTGACGCTCCGGAAGGCGGCTTCCAGAGTGCCGACGAGGTGCTCGAGGCCTATGACGCCGCCATCGAGGCGGGCGCACTCGATCCCGAGGAGGTCGCCAGCGGCGACCTGATCGCGGCGCTCAGCCTCGGTGAAGAGGACGACACGCCGGAAGACGTCGTTGAAGCCGGCGACGAGGCCGAGGACGACCTCGAAATGATCTGATCCATAGGGCGGGCGCCACGGCGCCCGTCTGTCCCTGCGGCCCGGAGGATACGCACGCAGGGCGTAATTTCAGCCCGCCCTTCGCGCCCACCGCGAAGCGTCACAGCCCCTCCGCCTTCAGCGATCAATCAGCCACTTTATGCGCCGGCGCTTTTCGGAATCGGTACGGTCGCTGTAAATCACATCGCGCAGCCGGGCGCTTTGCCCCGCCGGGATCATCGCGGGGTCGAGCCCCGGCACCAGGAACATGAGCTGCCGCTGCTCCGCATAGGTCAGCGGAATCGGGCGTCCGAAGGTGAGCGGCAGATCGCGCGTGTTGGGCCGCGACCCGCTATCGGCAGAGGCCGCGACCGGCGCCAGGAGCGCGGTTGCAAGCCCGAGACAGAGCGCGGTTGCAAGCCCGAGACAGAGCGCGCCGCAGAGCTTTGCCGAGACAGTTGTCTTCATTGCACAGACCTTTCCCTTTCCTAAGAGATATTCCGCTATTGCGCCGCCGCAAGCCCCCGAAGCACAGACCGGGCACAGGTTTTCGCCCTCCGCAGCGGGGTTCTTGACACCCCTGCCCCCGCGCGCCACAAGGCGGCACCGACATAACCCGCAACCGGGCGTTCCGTGGGCGCCAAACTGACGAGGAGAGCCAGACACATGGCCCAAATCTCTCTTACCTTTCCCGATGGCAATGCGCGTGAATTCGACAAGGGCGTGACCCCTGCCGAGATCGCCGCGTCGATCTCGAAATCGCTCGGCAAGAAGGCCATCTCGGCCATGGTCGACGGCCAGCACTGGGATCTGCAATGGCCGATCGAGGCCGATGCCGCCATCGCCATCAACACCATGCAGGACGAAGCCCCGGCGCTGGAACTCATCCGGCACGACATGGCCCACGTCATGGCCCGCGCCGTGCAGGAGATCTGGCCGGAGACCAAGGTCACCATCGGCCCGGTGACGGAGCATGGCTGGTTCTACGATTTCGACCGCGAAGAGCCCTTCACGCCCGAAGATCTCGGCCAGATCGAGGCGAAGATGAAGGAGATCATCAACGCCCGCGAGCCGGTGACCACCGAGATCTGGGAGCGCGAGCGCGCGCGTAAGTTCTATGAGCAGAACGGCGAGCCCTATAAGGTCGAGCTGGTGGACCGCATTCCCGAGGACGCGGCGATCCGCATGTACTGGCATGGCGGCTGGCAGGATCTGTGCCGCGGCCCGCATCTTCAGCATACCGGCCAGCTTCCGGCGGATGCCTTCAAACTCATGGGCGTCTCCGGCGCCTACTGGTTCGGCGATGTGAATCGGCCGATGCTTCAGCGCGTCTCGGGCGTGGCCTTCCGCAACCGCGACGATCTCAAGAAATACCTCAATTTCCTTGAGGAAGCCGCCAAGCGCGACCACCGCAAGCTCGGCCGCGAGATGGATCTCTTCCACATGCAGGAAGAGGCGCCGGGCCAGGTCTTCTGGCACCCGAACGGCTGGTCCATCTACACCACGCTGCAAGACTATATGCGCCGCCAGCAGCAGCGCGGCGGTTATGTCGAGGTGAACACGCCGCAGGTCGTCGACCGCAAGCTGTGGGAAGCCTCGGGCCACTGGGAGAAATACCAGGACAATATGTTCATCGTCGAAGTGGACGAGGAGCATGCGCGCGAGAAATCGGTGAACGCGCTGAAGCCGATGAACTGCCCCTGTCACGTTCAGATCTTCAACCAGGGGCTCAAGAGCTATCGCGACCTGCCGCTGCGCATGGCCGAATTCGGCTCCTGCAACCGCTACGAGCCCTCGGGCGCGCTGCACGGTATCATGCGGGTGCGCGGCTTTACCCAGGACGATGCGCATATCTTCTGCACCGAAGAGCAGATTGCCGAGGAGACCGAGAAATTCATCGGCTTCCTCGCCGGCATCTACCGCGATCTCGGCTTCCCGACCTACAAGATCAAGTTCTCCGACCGGCCCGATACCCGCGCCGGCTCCGACGAGGTCTGGGACCGCGCCGAAAAAGCGCTGATGGATGCCACGCGCGCGGTCACCAACGATGTGGAGCTGAACCCGGGCGAAGGCGCCTTCTACGGGCCCAAGCTGGAATTCGTGCTGACCGACGCCATCGGGCGCGACTGGCAATGCGGCACGCTCCAGGTGGATTTCGTGCTGCCCGAGCGGCTGGATGCGACCTATGTGGGCGCGGATGGCGACAAGCACCGCCCGGTGATGCTGCACCGCGCGACGCTGGGCTCTTTCGAGCGCTTCATCGGCATCCTGATCGAGGAACACGCGGGCAAGCTGCCCTTCTGGCTGGCGCCGCGTCAGGTGGTGGTCGCTTCGATCACCTCGGAGGCCGACGAGTATGTTTATGAGGTCGTCGCTGCCTTGAAGGCCGCCGGGGTCCGCGCCGAGGCCGATACGCGCAACGAAAAGATCAACTACAAGGTGCGCGAGCATTCCGTGGGCAAGGTGCCGGTGATCCTCGCCGTGGGCCATCGCGAGGTCGAGGAGCGCACCGTGACCGTGCGCCGGCTTGGCGAGAAACAGACCCAGGTGCGCCCGCTCGATGA
The window above is part of the Salipiger abyssi genome. Proteins encoded here:
- a CDS encoding M48 family metalloprotease, whose product is MLKFTPILLALLYAIAMYRFSVWRTARELDAKSSELADARLKALTDRMARALDLPRIRVNIYEIEPVNGLAAPDGRIFITRGFYNRYRAGEVSAEEMASVIAHELGHVALGHSRRRMIDFSGQNALRTALAMVLSRFLPGIGPWLANILMSLLAARLSRGDEYEADAYAAALLHKAGIGVGPQKSLFSKLEALTANRGGAMPAWLLSHPKTHERIAALEKLEARWSATQGG
- the thrS gene encoding threonine--tRNA ligase, which translates into the protein MAQISLTFPDGNAREFDKGVTPAEIAASISKSLGKKAISAMVDGQHWDLQWPIEADAAIAINTMQDEAPALELIRHDMAHVMARAVQEIWPETKVTIGPVTEHGWFYDFDREEPFTPEDLGQIEAKMKEIINAREPVTTEIWERERARKFYEQNGEPYKVELVDRIPEDAAIRMYWHGGWQDLCRGPHLQHTGQLPADAFKLMGVSGAYWFGDVNRPMLQRVSGVAFRNRDDLKKYLNFLEEAAKRDHRKLGREMDLFHMQEEAPGQVFWHPNGWSIYTTLQDYMRRQQQRGGYVEVNTPQVVDRKLWEASGHWEKYQDNMFIVEVDEEHAREKSVNALKPMNCPCHVQIFNQGLKSYRDLPLRMAEFGSCNRYEPSGALHGIMRVRGFTQDDAHIFCTEEQIAEETEKFIGFLAGIYRDLGFPTYKIKFSDRPDTRAGSDEVWDRAEKALMDATRAVTNDVELNPGEGAFYGPKLEFVLTDAIGRDWQCGTLQVDFVLPERLDATYVGADGDKHRPVMLHRATLGSFERFIGILIEEHAGKLPFWLAPRQVVVASITSEADEYVYEVVAALKAAGVRAEADTRNEKINYKVREHSVGKVPVILAVGHREVEERTVTVRRLGEKQTQVRPLDELAAELALDATPPDLRD